In the Candidatus Microthrix subdominans genome, CGAGGAAAACCATGCGGTAAGACTGTTTCGCGGCCTTCGATTGGCCCCGCTCGGCGTCCCCGAAGGCCGCCTCGCCGGAACCTGGCGCCGCGACTTTGCCGCAGCGGGAACCACACTGCACCAGGCCGACTGTCTCATCGCTGCGGCAGCAGTTGGGATCTCTGCTTCCCTGGCCACCGCAAACGTGCAGGACTTCCCCATGAGCGAGGTCCGGGTCGAAGCCTGGTAGCGCTGCTTCGCTTGGCATCGACTCGTTGAGACTCCTCACCGTGTCACAACCAAGCGCCAGTCCACCGAACCCGTGCGAGCTGTCCTGTGGCCGAGGATCGGCCCCTGGTCGCCGTGCAGCAGCGATGCAGGACGAGGCTGAGCGGGCGCAAACGCACCTTCAAGATCCTCCCGGCGCCACTATCTGGCCGGGACGGCCGCCTTGGCGGCCAGGTACAGACCAGCCGGAGAAAAACTCTGCGCCATTCGAGAATCGAATCGTGCCGGACTCGGAATCGACCGTCACTTCGCAGAACGCCGGGTAGTCCTCCAGCAACCAGCCGAAGTCAGATCCGGTCAGCCAATCCTCCAGGTCGATGACCTTCACCGATCCATCATCAAACGTCAGCTCGGTCACGTAACGAGACAGCACCCGCACATCGGTCACGTCGACCAGCACGTACTCGTCAGTGCCCATCATCCCATCCCCTTCTCATCGGCCGTCGCCTCGATCCAGCATTTCCTCCACCGTACCTGGGAAGGCGTGGTCAAGGGTTGCTGAGCTGGCTGAAGCCGAGCAGTCGATCCTGGACGGTGACGTCGTAGCTGGCGGGTCGATGGGGAGATCGCCACTGCCGCTCTCGGGCAGGTTGAGCGCCAATCAGCTGTCGGGACCAGTGCTCACGGGCCCAGCAGAGCAGCAGGCACCACCGCCACGCCGTCTTCGGGGCGGCGGTAGGCGTAGCGCCCTGAGGTCACCACCACGGCGTCGAGCAGGTCGTCACCCAACCGGTCACGAAGCCAACGGAGGTGCACGGTGTCGTCCTGGCTCACGGTGGTCGCCAGCTTGGTCTCGATCGCCGCAATGCGCCCGTCATCGCGTTCGACGATCAGGTCCACCTCATGGTCGCCGCGGTGGGTTCGGAGATGTCCAACCGACGCTTCCGCGCGCTGCGCGTACGTGCGGACCCCCAGGGTGACCAGCGACTCGAACAACGCCCCCAGCAACGATCCGTCCTGTGGTCGAGGCACCGGCCCCTGGTCGCCGTGCAGCAGCGATGCAGGTCCGAGACCGAGCAGGGTAGTGGCCAGCGCCGGATCTGTCAGGTGGTGCTTGGGAGCGGCTGCGAGCTGACGCAGGTGGCTCTGGGTGGGTTGCCAACCCGGGAGCGGATCGAGGATGAACAGCCGTTCCAGCATGCTTCTGTACGGTTCGGTGGTGCTGCGGGCGGGCTTGTTGCCCTCCCCCGGTGTTGCGGCATCCCTGATCTTCTCGTAGGAGGCAACGCTTGAGGTCGCAGCAGCGTACGCAGCCATCCAACGCCGCAGCGTCGCCCCCCTTCGGACCCTGAGTCCCGCCTCCACCATGTCGCGATCCACCACGCGATCCACGTAGCCGCTCAGCTGCGCGCGCCGCACCCGATGTGGCAGTCCCCGAATGCCAGGAAAGCCCGAACCGCAGATCTCTTCGACGTACTCCGGCAGCCCAACCGATGTCTCGCCGGACACCTCCGGTTGGGTGCCGGTCAGGATGGCGACGAGGGAGACCGTCGGAGAACTCAGGCCACGTTCGGTGTGGCTGAGTGGGCGCATGCGCACCATCAAGATCCTTCCGGCGCCACTGTGGCTGAACGACGAAGCCGAGCCGGTGAGCAGAAACTGGCCCGGAGCCGCACCGGCGTCCAACGCCCGCCGGACCACATCCCAGGGCACCGCCCGACTGTCGGGGTCGATCGCCAACCGCTTCGGGGTACCCGACGGCCACCCCGGTTTCGGGCCGAACACCGATGGCCTCGTCGCCCAGATAGTCCCAACCGGCCGCCACGAACGCACAGGTGATCGTCGACTTGCCGTCCCCCAATGGGGTGGGCAACAACACCACCTCGCCCTCGGGCGAACGGACCACACCGGTGTGCAGCGCCGCACAGCTGTGAGTCCACACCGCATACTCGCTGACCACCGACGTGAGCTGACGCAGGCGGGGCCCCAGGCTGAGGAACTTCAACTCGTAGTCGGTGACGAGCACCAACTGCCCGTCGCCGTCCTCATGGGCGTCGAAGAACATCGTCGGCTTCTCGCCGACGGTTCCTGTGCCCAGGAACTCGTCCAGCGTGTCGAGCAGCTTCGGGTCGGGCCGCGGAACGCGATGTTGTAGTCGATCACCGGGTGGACGGCACCGATCGCCACATCGTCGACCGCCGCTACCGGTGGGTCCCAGGGTTTGGCCCTGAGCCAAGGAGTTCGACCATTTTTGGCACTTCGTCACTC is a window encoding:
- a CDS encoding PIN domain-containing protein; the encoded protein is MARLLLDSTVLIDALRGRPAADRVAGLRRLGTQPWVCAISVEEIWRGLHPDEENHAVRLFRGLRLAPLGVPEGRLAGTWRRDFAAAGTTLHQADCLIAAAAVGISASLATANVQDFPMSEVRVEAW